AACCTCGAACGCGAATTCGGCGAGAGCTTCCTGCGCATCCACAGGAATGCCTTGGTCGCCACCCCCCACATCAGCGGCATCGAAAAGGACACGAGCGGCACCTGGCACGTCACCTTGAAGGGCCTCGACAAGCGGCTCGCGGTGAGTCGCCGGCATGCCGCCGCGGTGCGGCGTTGGGCGCGCCGCTAGCGGCTCACCGGCGCCACAGGGCGGCCAGCGGCCGCTCCCCGCAGGTTTCGGGGGGAAGCGGCAGCCGGTGGCGGCGGATGTCGTCCACGGCCTCCGCGACGCGCGCGAAATCCTGCTGCAGCCGCCAGTAGACCCGTGCCCGTCCGCTGTTTGTCTCGAGGTCGGCGGTCTGGCCGAAGGCGCTGCGCCCATGGTCGGCGTAGTACGACAACTGCCCGCGCGAGCGCAGGCGTTCGCGAAAGAAGCCGCTCATAAAAAGCGCATACTCGGCGAGATGGCGCACGATGACCATCTCGCGGGCGCGGTCCTCGTCTTGCGCGGCCCGTTGTTCGGCGAGGAACTGCACGAGGGTGGTAAGCGGGCGTTGGTCATGGTCATGGAGGGGGTAGAGGGCATCGGTGCGGGCAAAACGGGTGAGCAGGTCGCTGACATAAGCCACGGTCTCCGGTTCCCCGAGGCCCGCCCGTTTAAAGCCATGTTGAATGTGGCGATGAAAGAACTGGTAGAGAGTCGGCGTCACGATCACCTCCTAACACGATCCCCTGTCCGTATTATAGTGGGCGTGAACGCCAGCGGAAGATCCGCGATGACGGGTGCCGGGATCTTGCGCCGCACGTGCTAGACTTGGGACGCGCGGCGCGGAAAGGGGGGCGGGGGGCGCAGCATGGGACGGTCGCTATCCGTAAGCATCGTCATGCCAGCCTACAGGGCCGAGGCAAGCATAGGCGCGGCCGTGCGCTCGGTCCTGGCGCAGACCTATCGGCACTGGGAATTGATCGTGGTGGCCGATGACGGGGTCGATTACCAGGCGTTGTTGCCCGCCGACCGGCGCCTCGTACTGGCGCGCACCGGGGCCTGCGGCTCGGGTCCATCGGCCGCCCGTAACCGCGGCCTCGATGGCGCCCGTCACCCGCTCGTCACGTTTCTCGACAGCGATGATGTCTGGTATCCGGACAAACTGACCATCCTCGCCCCCTTGGCCCGCGCGCACGGTATCGCGCTCGGGAACACGCGGTTTTGCGAGCATCCTGGACCCGGTTATGGCGCGAACTGTTGGCATGATCCGGTCGAGGGGTGCCACGACTGGCTGTTCTTTGCGCGCGTGAGCGAGAGTCTCTGGCCGGTATACCAGCGGGCGGTCATCGGCCGCACGCGCTTTCCCGAATGTCTCAGGTTTGCCGAAGACGCCGTTTTTACCCTGTCGATCATGGCCCGCCACGGCGGCGCTTATCTTTATCCGCGACCCCTGCACGAATATCGCCTGCGTCCGGAGTCGCTGTCGCGATCGGGGGACGCGGTGCGGCGCGCCGACGAGGCCTACGGCTGGATCCTGTCGGTGCTGCGCGAAGGCGACCGGCTCTCGTTCCCGGCCGAGACCGTGGATTCGGCGATCGCGGTTTTCGAGAGGCGCCGGGCGCTCAACCGCGCGTTCCCGGCGAGCGGCATGCGGTATTTTCAGGAGTTCGAGACGGGTATGCGGGCCCGTAGGACACGCTGGGGCGTGGCGGGCGACGAGGCGGTGCGCGAGCGCCTGGCGGAGGCCGGCGAGCCTGCGCGATACGACAGAGGGGGTGGCGGTGACGGCAACGGTATTGGATGAGCACACGGCGCTCATCGTGATCGATCTGCAAAAGGGGATCGTCGCGCAACCGATGGCGCATCCCACGGATGCGGTGGTGGTGCGTGCCGCGCGGCTCGCGGCGGCCTTCCGGGCGCATGCCTTGCCCGTGGTGTTCGTCACCGTTCATGGCGGGGCCCCGGGCCGGAGCGAACAGTCGCGAAATTTCGCCGACCGGCCGCGCGACTGGGACGAACTTGTGCCCGGGCTCTTGGCGCAGGCCGGCGATTATCACGTCGGCAAGCGGACATGGGGGGCCTTTACCGCGACCGGCCTCGAGGGTCTTTTGCGCGCGCGCGGGATCACCCAGGTGGCGATCGCGGGCATCGCCACCAGCATCGGTGTCGAATCGACCGCCCGCCAGGCCCATGAGCTCGGCTTCCATGTCACGCTCGCCGTTGACGCCATGACCGACATGAGCCGCGAGGCCCACGAGCACAGCGTGCAACGGATTTTTCCGCGTCTGGGAGAGACGGCCGCCACCGAAGAGATCGTGGCGTTGCTCGCCCGGCGCGCCCGGTGAGCGAGCGGGCACCGCGGGTGCCGCGCGCGGCCGTGCGCGCGCTCTATAGCCGCGATTATCGCCTATGGGCGGCCGCGGCCCTGGGGTCGAATCTCGGCACCTGGATGCAGCGCACCGCCCAGGACTGGCTGGTACTGACGCGGCTCACGGCGCACAGTGCCTTGGCGTTGGGTCTTGTGACCGCCCTGCAGTTCGCGCCCCAGGCCTTGCTGCTGCCGCTCACCGGCCCGGCCGCCGATCGCAGCGACCGGCGCCGGCTCCTGGTCGTGACCCAACGGCTCATGGGGGTGCTGGCCCTGGCCCTGGCGGCGCTGGTCCTCACGGGCGCGGTGCGGCTCTGGCAGGTGTACGGTTTCGCATTGCTGCTCGGTCTCGTCACGGCCTTCGATGCCCCCGCGCGCGGGGCCTTTGTGTCGGATCTCGTGCCGCCATCCGATCTGCCAAACGCGGTCGCCCTCAATGCCCTGTCGTTCAACATGGGGCGCCTCTGCGGGCCGGCCCTGACGGGGATCCTGATCGGGTCTCTGGGGACCGGGCTCATGTTTTTGATCAATGCCGCCTCGTTTGGCATGGTCCTGCGCGCCCTGCAGGCCCTGCGGCATGTGCCGGTACGCAAACCGGCGCGCCCGGCCGGGGGCGCGCTCACCGAGGTCCTGGGTTTTGTGGCCCGCCGCCCTGATCTGAGCGGGGCCTTGTGGATGTTCGGGTTGATGGGGGCGGTCGGCGTCAACCTCCCGATCCTGGTCTCGACCATGGCCGTCCGGGTGTTTCATGCGGGGGCCGTGTCTTACGGCCTGATTGCCTCGTTGATGGCGGCCGGCGCGGTCGGCGGCGCGTTATTCGCAGCGGTCCGGGCGCCGCGGTTTTGGGTCCTGTCCGCGGCGAGCGCCATGTGCGCCCTGGCCACGACGGCCGCGGCGCTGGCCCCGGGTCTCGGGGTGTTTGCCGTGGCGCTCTTGATCCTGGGCTTTGCGTTACAGGTCTTCGTCACGTCCGCCAACAGCCTCCTCCAGTTGTCGGTGGAGCCGGCCATGCGCGGCCGCCTGCTGGCGCTCCTGATTGCCGTGGCCTTAGGGGGTGCCCCGCTCGCGGCCCCGCTTTTCGGATGGGTCGCCGACGGCCTCGGGCCGCGTGCCGCGCTCGCCGGAATCGCCGCCCTGGCGGCTGTGGCCTGGTCCATTGGTTGGCGCGCCGCGCGCGCCGGAATCGCCGCACGGAACTTGGTCTTT
The DNA window shown above is from Acidiferrobacter sp. SPIII_3 and carries:
- a CDS encoding isochorismatase family protein, with the translated sequence MTATVLDEHTALIVIDLQKGIVAQPMAHPTDAVVVRAARLAAAFRAHALPVVFVTVHGGAPGRSEQSRNFADRPRDWDELVPGLLAQAGDYHVGKRTWGAFTATGLEGLLRARGITQVAIAGIATSIGVESTARQAHELGFHVTLAVDAMTDMSREAHEHSVQRIFPRLGETAATEEIVALLARRAR
- a CDS encoding glycosyltransferase, which translates into the protein MPAYRAEASIGAAVRSVLAQTYRHWELIVVADDGVDYQALLPADRRLVLARTGACGSGPSAARNRGLDGARHPLVTFLDSDDVWYPDKLTILAPLARAHGIALGNTRFCEHPGPGYGANCWHDPVEGCHDWLFFARVSESLWPVYQRAVIGRTRFPECLRFAEDAVFTLSIMARHGGAYLYPRPLHEYRLRPESLSRSGDAVRRADEAYGWILSVLREGDRLSFPAETVDSAIAVFERRRALNRAFPASGMRYFQEFETGMRARRTRWGVAGDEAVRERLAEAGEPARYDRGGGGDGNGIG
- a CDS encoding MFS transporter; its protein translation is MSERAPRVPRAAVRALYSRDYRLWAAAALGSNLGTWMQRTAQDWLVLTRLTAHSALALGLVTALQFAPQALLLPLTGPAADRSDRRRLLVVTQRLMGVLALALAALVLTGAVRLWQVYGFALLLGLVTAFDAPARGAFVSDLVPPSDLPNAVALNALSFNMGRLCGPALTGILIGSLGTGLMFLINAASFGMVLRALQALRHVPVRKPARPAGGALTEVLGFVARRPDLSGALWMFGLMGAVGVNLPILVSTMAVRVFHAGAVSYGLIASLMAAGAVGGALFAAVRAPRFWVLSAASAMCALATTAAALAPGLGVFAVALLILGFALQVFVTSANSLLQLSVEPAMRGRLLALLIAVALGGAPLAAPLFGWVADGLGPRAALAGIAALAAVAWSIGWRAARAGIAARNLVFAEAGEDRMPSDGVASPAWAPED